Proteins co-encoded in one Prunus persica cultivar Lovell chromosome G6, Prunus_persica_NCBIv2, whole genome shotgun sequence genomic window:
- the LOC18774660 gene encoding uncharacterized protein LOC18774660 — protein sequence MVYIWSDQESVDELKHKLLCTNFELESAKMMAKEEVSKNEEIIKQLFELLKAACQERDEARNQLQKLMNELLPSIPADQTTHILSSQPNNENPIPQKTTNPSMLKESEALLPQTYNFHVYGSYPTNCNLGSLSFQGLPNANFADSSNLALPKRPVAQECGSKFDCASVLIDNIARLRPLPKKGRLMQAVMDTGPLLQTLLVAPLPKWKNPPTLIYGGDHYGSLIEQRLEAVESICPTQSSSSGSASFLESSPGFSQIPSSSVLNFARGSACLNNGLQLHVGNNTDAMQYQIATGKRRRF from the exons atggtttACATTTGGAGTGATCAAGAG AGTGTTGATGAACTGAAACACAAGCTTCTCTGCACCAATTTTGAACTAGAATCAGCAAAGATGATGGCAAAAGAGGAGGTAAGCAAAAATGAGGAGATCATAAAGCAGTTATTTGAACTCTTGAAGGCTGCTTGCCAAGAAAGAGATGAAGCAAGAAACCAGTTGCAAAAGCTAATGAATGAGTTATTGCCATCCATACCAGCTGATCAAACCACTCATATCCTCTCATCACAACCCAATAATGAAAACCCAATTCCCCAAAAAACAACAAACCCATCAATGCTAAAAGAATCAGAAGCTCTTCTTCCCCAAACATACAATTTCCATGTTTATGGTTCATATCCCACAAACTGCAACTTgggttctctctctttccaaGGCCTGCCTAATGCAAACTTTGCTGATTCAAGTAACTTGGCTCTGCCAAAAAGGCCTGTTGCTCAAGAATGTGGCTCCAAGTTTGATTGTGCTTCTGTTCTAATTGATAACATTGCTAGATTGAGACCATTGCCCAAGAAAGGAAGACTGATGCAGGCTGTCATGGATACTGGTCCTTTACTTCAAACACTTCTTGTTGCACCTCTTCCCAAGTGGAAAAATCCACCCACTCTCATCTATGGAGGTGATCATTATGGCTCATTAATAGAGCAGAGATTAGAAGCAGTCGAGTCGATTTGCCCAACGCAGAGTTCATCGAGTGGTTCTGCTTCATTCCTTGAGAGTTCACCTGGCTTTTCTCAGATACCATCTTCTTCTGTGTTGAACTTTGCACGTGGCTCTGCTTGTTTGAACAATGGCCTGCAATTGCATGTTGGAAACAATACAGATGCCATGCAGTATCAGATTGCAACTGGTAAACGAAGAAGGTTCTGA
- the LOC18774356 gene encoding pentatricopeptide repeat-containing protein At5g42450, mitochondrial: MKTILCRPPLFLFLQTKAHTSAGALLTETQKAHAHALQLGTSDAFFHARQLFDETPDLSVVSATSIIGSFARQHHHEEAIYLFSRMLLSNIRPNEFTFGTVIHSSTALGDLNIGKQLHACATKIGLHSNVFVGSATLDLYAKLSITQDAKRAFEDTQKPNVVSYTTLIYAYLKKEKLEEALKLFQVMPERNVVSWNAMIGGYSQTGHNEEAVNLFIEMLRNGLVPNHSTFPCAIIAAANIAALGMGRSFHACAVKFLGKLDVFIGNSLISFYAKCGSMEDSLLVFNKIEERNIVSWNAVICGYAQNGKGEEAISFFERMRLSSCKPNSVTLLGLLWACNHAGLVDQGYFYFNQARIEDPSILKPEHYACMVDLLSRSGCFGEAEEFISNLPFEPGIGFWKALLGGCQIHSNMELGEFAARKILALDPEDVSSYVMLSNAHSAAGRWQSVATIRREMKEKGLKRVPGCSWIEIRNRVHVFVTGDKNHHQVSEMLSILKILYRDFKGE; the protein is encoded by the coding sequence ATGAAAACCATACTATGTAGgcctcctctctttcttttcctacAAACGAAAGCTCACACTTCGGCTGGTGCCCTTCTTACTGAAACCCAGAAAGCTCATGCCCATGCCCTTCAACTTGGTACCTCGGATGCATTCTTCCATGCACGCCAGTTGTTCGACGAAACGCCTGACTTGAGCGTAGTATCGGCCACGTCAATAATAGGCAGCTTTGCTCGGCAGCACCATCATGAAGAAGCTATTTATCTCTTTTCAAGAATGCTTCTTTCGAATATTAGACCCAACGAATTTACATTTGGCACTGTCATTCACTCGTCAACTGCACTTGGAGACCTAAACATAGGCAAGCAACTTCATGCATGTGCAACAAAGATAGGTTTGCATTCGAATGTCTTTGTGGGAAGTGCAACGTTAGATCTTTATGCCAAGTTGAGCATTACCCAGGATGCTAAAAGAGCTTTTGAAGATACCCAGAAGCCCAATGTAGTTTCTTACACCACATTGATATATGCATACCTGAAAAAGGAGAAGCTTGAAGAAGCTTTGAAGCTTTTCCAAGTGATGCCAGAAAGGAATGTTGTTTCATGGAATGCAATGATTGGAGGGTATAGCCAAACAGGCCACAATGAAGAGGCTGTCAATCTATTCATTGAGATGCTTAGAAATGGGTTGGTACCTAACCATTCTACTTTTCCTTGTGCTATCATTGCAGCTGCCAATATAGCAGCACTAGGAATGGGCAGAAGTTTTCATGCCTGTGCTGTCAAATTCTTGGGTAAGCTTGATGTGTTTATTGGCAACTCACTAATAAGCTTTTATGCAAAATGTGGTAGCATGGAAGATAGTCTCTTGgttttcaacaaaattgaagaaagaaacattGTTTCTTGGAATGCTGTGATATGTGGCTATGCTCAAAATGGTAAAGGAGAAGAAGCAATAAGCTTTTTTGAAAGGATGAGGTTGTCAAGTTGCAAACCCAATAGTGTTACACTTCTTGGCTTATTGTGGGCTTGCAACCATGCTGGTCTTGTTGACCAgggttatttttatttcaatcaGGCAAGAATTGAAGACCCCAGCATTCTGAAGCCTGAGCACTATGCTTGTATGGTTGATTTACTCTCCCGGTCTGGGTGTTTCGGAGAAGCTGAGGAGTTTATCAGCAATTTGCCTTTTGAACCAGGTATTGGGTTTTGGAAAGCATTGCTTGGTGGCTGTCAAATCCACTCAAATATGGAATTAGGGGAGTTTGCAGCTAGGAAAATATTGGCTTTGGATCCTGAAGATGTGTCATCATATGTAATGTTGTCCAATGCACATTCCGCAGCTGGCAGATGGCAGAGTGTGGCAACAATAAGgagagaaatgaaagaaaaagggttGAAAAGGGTTCCAGGCTGCAGTTGGATAGAAATCAGGAACAGAGTTCATGTATTTGTTACTGGGGATAAGAACCATCACCAAGTGAGTGAAATGTTATCTATATTGAAAATTCTGTATAGAGATTTTAAGGGAGAATAA